The window TGTTCCGCCGCATCGACACGATGATCGGCGACGTCCTGCCCGGCGGCTATCGCTTCGACGTCGACCCCAACGCCGTCGCCCACGCCGTGCTCGGCAAGAGCACCTGGGCGGTCCTGGCGCTGACGCTGGATATCGAGCTTTTCACTCAGCTCCACTATCGCCAGAGCATAGACCCCGACAGCGAACTCTCCGAACTGTTTAAGGACGTCTTCCTCTATCACTGGAGGGAGGAAAGCCAGCACGCGATCCTCGACGAACTCGAGTGGGTGCGCCACGACGCCGATCTAACGGCGGAGGAACGCAACCGGGCAGTCGATGAGTTCATCGACTTGGTCGGCGCGGTGGACGGCGTCCTGCAAGGCCAAGCCAACGCCGATGCAGGTTACTTCGCAATGAAGTGCGGACGTGCGGTCGACGAGGCCGAGGAGCAGGCCATAAAGGCTGCATTCCTCAACGCATACCGCTGGCAATACATCCACTCGGGGGCCCAGCACCCACAGTTCGGCAAGGTATTGGCCAGCCTCATCACCGAAAGCCAGGGTCAGCGGATTCAGGCTGCGCTCGCCACGCTCGCCAATAGCCCCGAGGTCGTGTCGTGATCATATGTTCTTGCAACGCCCTCAGTGATAGCCAAGTACGTGCAGTGGCCAATCGGAATAACGGCCTGCGCGTGACCCAGGTGCATTTCTCTCTCGATTGCCGACCAAGGTGCGGGCGGTGCTTCAGCACAATAGAAGCGATCCTCGAGAGCAAAGCCGATGCTGCAGCTGCGTGTCGGCTCCCGATCTTGAACTCCGCTGATGTCGCGCGGCGGCCAGCGCCATAAAATGGATGGGAGAGCCCAATGAATCAAAACAAGGCCCTGTGGGAAAAAGGCGACTTCACACGCATTGCCGCAAGCATGCGCGAGAGCGGTGAGGCGCTTGTCGGCAAGCTCGGGGTCAAGAACGGGCTCAAGGTCCTGGACCTTGGCTGTGGCGACGGCACGACGGCGCTACCTGCGGCGAAACTTGGCGCCGACGTGCTTGGCGTGGATATCGCCCGCA of the Hyphomicrobium album genome contains:
- a CDS encoding (2Fe-2S)-binding protein, which encodes MIICSCNALSDSQVRAVANRNNGLRVTQVHFSLDCRPRCGRCFSTIEAILESKADAAAACRLPILNSADVARRPAP